In the genome of Pelobacter seleniigenes DSM 18267, one region contains:
- a CDS encoding response regulator, producing the protein MANLPGQEKKILLIFHNPQQSELLKQNLEACGFEVHSCKSLQTASMMLAAGRRISLTYSWLLINSNAQDLSDFLQETLLQAQQADRFRVIFFHHQLDIERFSNLGIANAYAVPVSDTMNSAVLGSTLYQIIAKAERAAGGQLRPQPRVLLVEDNDIGRLMARTLLEKLGCTVVEARNGAEAVTRAEQEDFDLLLTDILMPVMGGIEAISRIRKLKPAALPIVAMSANADSSWSNSFHAGADGYLVKPFAIETLRRELGKWINLPESVTTDPAPPTYPPLELLADHLAITTGLNRAGGKLSVYLRMLHSYREHFDSFEPALRQELQAGELSDARRRIHNLKGVAGTLGATRLYDLSRQFEKQLSTSAKPAGLEALLQEHRELCTRIDQLPTLAATPSASSLPAGTSAELHALLTQIKALALNHQARQVKECLGQLQQKSWPPCYVEQLQELQRQLETFQYSAATDMINTLFHSWPDDKHGEQKQHKPQ; encoded by the coding sequence AAAAAATACTGCTTATTTTCCACAACCCGCAACAATCCGAACTGCTCAAACAAAACCTTGAAGCCTGCGGCTTTGAGGTCCACTCCTGTAAATCGCTCCAAACCGCAAGCATGATGCTGGCTGCCGGTCGAAGAATTTCACTGACTTATTCCTGGCTGCTCATCAACAGCAACGCCCAAGATCTCTCCGACTTCCTCCAGGAAACACTCCTGCAGGCACAGCAGGCAGACCGTTTCAGGGTTATCTTCTTCCACCACCAGCTCGACATTGAACGCTTTTCGAACCTGGGTATCGCCAACGCCTACGCGGTTCCGGTCAGCGATACGATGAACAGCGCGGTCCTCGGCTCGACCCTCTATCAAATCATCGCCAAAGCTGAACGAGCAGCAGGTGGGCAGCTCCGGCCGCAGCCCCGCGTCCTGCTGGTCGAAGACAATGACATCGGCCGGCTTATGGCCAGAACGCTGCTGGAAAAACTCGGCTGTACGGTCGTTGAAGCCAGAAATGGTGCCGAAGCAGTCACCCGGGCCGAGCAGGAGGATTTCGACCTGCTGCTGACCGATATTCTCATGCCGGTCATGGGCGGAATTGAGGCGATCAGCCGTATCCGCAAACTCAAACCGGCAGCGCTGCCCATTGTCGCCATGTCCGCCAATGCCGACAGCAGCTGGAGCAACAGTTTTCACGCCGGTGCCGACGGCTATCTGGTCAAACCCTTTGCAATAGAAACCTTGCGCCGGGAGCTGGGCAAATGGATCAACCTGCCCGAATCCGTCACAACGGACCCAGCGCCTCCCACCTATCCCCCGCTGGAGCTACTGGCAGATCACCTCGCCATCACAACCGGACTGAACAGGGCCGGCGGAAAACTGTCGGTCTACCTGCGCATGCTGCATAGTTATCGCGAACATTTCGACAGCTTTGAACCCGCGCTGCGCCAGGAGCTGCAGGCCGGCGAATTGAGCGATGCCAGGCGGAGAATTCACAATCTGAAAGGAGTTGCCGGAACACTGGGGGCAACCAGGCTGTATGATTTATCCCGCCAGTTCGAGAAGCAGCTGAGCACGTCAGCAAAACCGGCTGGACTGGAAGCGCTGTTGCAGGAGCACCGGGAGCTCTGTACCCGGATCGATCAACTCCCCACGTTGGCAGCAACTCCGTCGGCGAGCTCATTACCGGCCGGAACCTCCGCTGAACTGCACGCCCTGCTGACGCAGATAAAAGCACTGGCCCTTAACCATCAAGCGCGACAGGTGAAGGAATGCCTCGGCCAGTTGCAGCAGAAAAGCTGGCCCCCCTGCTACGTGGAACAGCTCCAGGAACTGCAACGGCAATTAGAAACCTTCCAATATTCTGCCGCGACAGATATGATCAATACTCTTTTCCACAGCTGGCCGGATGATAAACATGGGGAACAGAAACAGCACAAACCTCAGTGA